A genomic window from Maridesulfovibrio sp. includes:
- a CDS encoding bacteriohemerythrin, whose protein sequence is MPLKLKMAISIIIIFLMTVASAVTAFFSPEAGFSALQIGYVCVALAATILAFMSITSGLSGQLTILSSYLVELSKGNAKASVPAKMDDDIFDVVKKTGEAVQALFEDYSKSQDESEELRDRLASTESKAKKLSKELDEQKQALEAINKSAANASGISGKLFAGIEELSAQVNQVNAGMELQSDRITETATAMEEMNSTVLEVAQNAGMAARSAAQSKDNAVHGAQGVSEAIQSFEQIKETILNLKETMGTLGEQADNIGQIMTVITDIADQTNLLALNAAIEAARAGEAGRGFAVVADEVRKLAEKTMDATKGVGAAVSKIQDNARENIAAVESAAEDIVNSTESAAKSGELMKAIVGIVDETNTQVESIAAASEEQSAASEEINMAISDVARVAQETSEGMSSSAKALNEIASVVEELDSIVQGISTGRLVDTSTGKIVQWSDDLSVNVRTIDEHHMKLLDLINDLYLDMKQRKSIGDIAHVTNDLLEYTKYHFGYEEKIFDKHGYPETKDHKKLHAIFIKKIADFKEELDHGKLTASTELIRFLKDWLIKHIMVVDAKYTDFMHEHGYY, encoded by the coding sequence ATGCCACTTAAGCTCAAAATGGCCATATCAATTATTATAATTTTCCTGATGACCGTGGCCTCGGCCGTCACGGCTTTTTTTTCGCCAGAGGCAGGGTTTTCTGCATTGCAGATAGGTTATGTATGTGTAGCACTTGCCGCCACTATTTTAGCTTTCATGTCAATTACTTCCGGATTAAGCGGACAGCTGACAATTCTCAGCAGCTATTTGGTTGAGTTGTCCAAAGGAAACGCAAAAGCTTCAGTACCGGCAAAGATGGATGACGATATTTTTGATGTTGTAAAAAAAACTGGAGAAGCAGTTCAAGCCCTTTTCGAAGATTACTCAAAAAGTCAGGATGAATCCGAAGAGCTTCGAGACCGTCTAGCTTCTACCGAGTCAAAAGCGAAAAAACTCAGCAAGGAACTGGACGAGCAGAAACAGGCACTTGAAGCGATCAACAAATCCGCAGCCAACGCAAGTGGAATTTCCGGAAAGCTTTTCGCCGGAATTGAAGAACTAAGCGCGCAGGTCAATCAGGTTAATGCGGGAATGGAGCTGCAAAGCGACCGCATTACCGAAACAGCCACAGCGATGGAAGAGATGAACAGCACTGTACTCGAAGTTGCCCAGAATGCCGGTATGGCTGCAAGAAGCGCTGCACAGTCAAAAGATAACGCTGTTCATGGGGCGCAGGGAGTTTCCGAAGCTATTCAATCATTTGAACAGATAAAAGAGACAATCCTGAATCTTAAGGAAACAATGGGGACACTCGGCGAACAGGCTGACAACATCGGCCAGATCATGACTGTAATCACTGATATTGCCGACCAGACCAACCTACTCGCCCTTAACGCAGCGATCGAAGCCGCAAGAGCTGGCGAAGCCGGGCGTGGTTTCGCAGTTGTTGCTGATGAAGTCCGCAAACTTGCAGAAAAAACCATGGACGCGACTAAAGGCGTCGGCGCGGCGGTATCCAAGATTCAAGACAACGCCCGGGAAAACATTGCTGCAGTTGAATCCGCTGCAGAAGACATAGTGAACTCCACCGAATCAGCAGCGAAATCAGGTGAACTCATGAAGGCCATCGTCGGCATTGTTGATGAAACCAACACTCAGGTTGAATCCATTGCCGCAGCATCTGAAGAACAGTCAGCAGCATCCGAAGAAATCAATATGGCTATCAGTGATGTTGCCCGTGTTGCCCAGGAAACTTCGGAAGGCATGTCCTCTTCTGCGAAGGCGCTGAATGAAATTGCCAGCGTTGTTGAAGAACTAGATTCAATCGTCCAGGGAATTTCAACCGGACGTTTAGTCGACACCAGTACCGGTAAGATTGTTCAATGGTCGGACGATCTTTCAGTAAACGTGCGTACCATCGATGAACACCATATGAAACTCCTTGATCTCATCAACGACTTGTACCTTGACATGAAACAGCGTAAATCCATTGGCGATATCGCTCATGTTACCAACGATCTACTGGAATACACCAAGTACCACTTCGGTTATGAAGAAAAAATATTTGACAAACACGGCTACCCGGAAACCAAAGACCACAAGAAGCTGCACGCTATTTTCATAAAGAAAATAGCGGATTTTAAAGAAGAACTTGACCACGGAAAGCTCACAGCTTCCACCGAGCTTATCCGATTCCTCAAGGACTGGCTCATTAAACACATCATGGTTGTCGATGCCAAGTACACAGACTTCATGCATGAGCACGGCTACTACTAA
- a CDS encoding LysR family transcriptional regulator encodes MSKTNLTSLDLNLLIILDTIFSEKNLTQAGKKLFMTQSAVSHALSKLRLHFNDRLFVRRGNIMEPTPLCRKIQSNISSSLKQIIHSIADSGEFQPWSSKRVFSLGLSDYLCKLLLPGILHTLESEAPDISIRIIQTTYEQRAEMLKNGKLDIFLGCQRDYGGGVLKEKLFEDREVCVVRNGHPITGTVMNESEMADSEFAALSLSETGMGFLEDYLYRKGVQRKIKVVLQQETVIPSIVENSDLVGSVAQRLAELYTGKGRLRMVKMPLENTVFEVFQHWHSVNDEDPAQKWMRMLIRNVAETLPELCD; translated from the coding sequence ATGAGCAAAACTAATCTTACCAGTCTGGACCTTAATCTACTGATCATTCTGGACACTATTTTTTCCGAGAAGAACCTGACTCAGGCAGGTAAAAAGTTGTTTATGACCCAATCAGCAGTAAGCCATGCCCTATCAAAGCTGCGACTCCACTTCAATGACCGACTCTTTGTCAGACGGGGAAACATAATGGAGCCAACGCCCCTTTGCAGGAAAATTCAGTCCAATATTTCTTCAAGTCTGAAACAAATAATTCACTCCATTGCCGACAGTGGAGAGTTTCAACCATGGTCTTCAAAACGTGTTTTCAGCCTTGGTTTGAGTGATTATCTATGCAAACTGCTCCTGCCCGGAATTCTGCATACACTTGAAAGTGAAGCTCCAGATATATCCATACGCATAATACAGACCACATATGAGCAACGGGCAGAAATGCTGAAAAACGGGAAACTCGACATTTTTCTAGGTTGTCAGCGAGATTATGGGGGCGGTGTATTAAAAGAAAAATTATTTGAGGACAGGGAAGTATGTGTTGTCAGAAATGGCCATCCCATCACTGGCACGGTAATGAACGAATCAGAAATGGCCGATAGTGAATTTGCCGCTCTGTCTCTTTCTGAAACAGGAATGGGATTTCTTGAAGACTATCTGTATCGCAAGGGAGTGCAACGTAAGATAAAGGTAGTGCTGCAACAGGAAACTGTTATCCCCTCTATTGTTGAAAATTCAGATCTTGTAGGCAGTGTCGCCCAGCGTCTGGCGGAACTTTATACAGGGAAAGGAAGACTGCGAATGGTAAAAATGCCGTTAGAGAACACCGTTTTCGAAGTATTCCAGCATTGGCATTCAGTGAACGATGAAGATCCGGCACAAAAATGGATGCGCATGTTAATTCGTAATGTGGCTGAAACACTTCCGGAACTTTGTGACTAA
- a CDS encoding EamA family transporter, which translates to MFTLYGSIAVVVASSVIYHLAQKSISGSGSFFGSLAFAYAIAMVFSLAGMFIQTGKIEVMQIVNLKNWPVLLLGLAVFGIEIGVLLTYRAGANVNTLPILVNGAVMACLIPLGALIYREHISLSSIMGILLICSGVWVLCSSPHV; encoded by the coding sequence ATGTTTACACTCTACGGTTCAATAGCAGTTGTTGTTGCTTCATCTGTTATTTACCACCTTGCCCAGAAAAGTATTTCCGGAAGTGGTTCGTTTTTTGGCTCACTAGCTTTTGCATACGCTATTGCCATGGTTTTCAGTCTTGCGGGCATGTTTATCCAGACTGGAAAAATTGAAGTAATGCAAATTGTAAATTTGAAAAACTGGCCGGTATTGCTTTTAGGTCTGGCTGTTTTCGGTATTGAAATTGGTGTGTTACTCACTTACCGAGCCGGAGCAAACGTTAACACATTGCCCATTCTGGTAAACGGAGCTGTCATGGCATGCTTGATTCCTTTGGGAGCGCTGATTTACAGGGAGCACATTTCTCTTAGCTCAATTATGGGCATTTTATTGATTTGTTCAGGTGTCTGGGTGCTTTGTTCTTCTCCTCATGTCTGA
- a CDS encoding transporter substrate-binding domain-containing protein — translation MKTAITALITAMLLSTTCAVARPLNFATDSFPPFYYEEEGKTQGMQYELSQIIFRKMNTKFKITFAPWKRALLMAKSGKVDGVFGLRKTEERQQWMIFPNEPLMNVYTVLFKRADDPFEFNGISSLEGKNIGIIKGYTYGTEFDKSILFSKEEVANLSQNFLKLHAGRVDLVAGYRTVGRYMLKKMNLMDRIVECPGKINVSPLYIGFINNPENVETCRSFSIHLKKLKESADCKKIMRNIGIHPELVFPCK, via the coding sequence ATGAAAACTGCTATTACTGCTTTGATAACAGCCATGTTGCTCTCAACCACTTGCGCCGTAGCAAGACCGCTGAATTTTGCAACGGACTCTTTCCCGCCATTTTACTATGAAGAAGAAGGAAAAACGCAAGGCATGCAATACGAGCTTTCTCAAATAATATTTCGTAAGATGAATACCAAGTTCAAAATCACATTTGCGCCTTGGAAAAGAGCCTTGCTTATGGCTAAATCTGGCAAGGTGGACGGAGTGTTTGGGCTGCGTAAAACAGAGGAAAGGCAGCAATGGATGATTTTCCCGAATGAACCCCTCATGAATGTATACACTGTTCTTTTTAAACGTGCGGATGATCCCTTTGAATTTAATGGGATATCCTCTCTCGAAGGTAAAAACATCGGGATAATCAAAGGATATACGTATGGCACTGAATTTGATAAAAGTATACTTTTCAGCAAGGAAGAAGTCGCGAATCTAAGCCAGAATTTTCTCAAACTACACGCCGGGCGGGTAGACCTTGTTGCCGGCTACCGTACTGTCGGGCGGTATATGCTAAAAAAAATGAACCTGATGGACCGGATTGTGGAATGCCCTGGGAAAATTAATGTCAGCCCGCTATACATCGGGTTTATAAACAATCCTGAAAATGTTGAAACTTGCCGATCATTCTCCATCCACCTAAAAAAACTAAAGGAATCAGCTGATTGTAAAAAAATAATGCGTAATATAGGGATACACCCGGAATTGGTTTTCCCCTGCAAATAA
- a CDS encoding phosphate acyltransferase has translation MHMTTITALDEIIAAVRTHASPARIAIAPCAEEFVIRSALTAHAEGIAEPIFIGNLEKSLAVARQNGLNIEDFEFHEENDDTEAVATAVTFFREGKADLIMKGLVSTSVVLKAILNKQTGVPPKGIISHVSVFEASSKKKLILLTDAGVNIKPNLQRKADILRNAIDVAHKLGITRPKAAILAATEKVNYPAMPATLDADILAKMGAENAFGNAEVAGPLALDLAISETAANCKGINNPVAGDADILLTPEIESGNILYKALTTIAGKTMASVVIGSEVPIVVSSRGDSDSSKFHSIALACYLSRL, from the coding sequence ATGCACATGACGACCATCACAGCTTTAGATGAAATTATTGCGGCAGTCCGTACCCACGCCAGCCCCGCACGGATAGCCATAGCCCCATGCGCTGAAGAATTCGTGATCCGATCCGCCCTAACCGCGCATGCAGAAGGAATTGCAGAACCAATTTTCATCGGTAATCTTGAAAAATCGCTTGCTGTCGCCAGACAGAACGGTCTGAATATAGAAGATTTTGAATTTCATGAAGAAAATGATGACACCGAAGCTGTTGCCACAGCTGTCACTTTCTTCAGGGAAGGAAAAGCTGATCTCATTATGAAAGGACTGGTCAGTACCAGTGTTGTGCTCAAAGCAATTCTAAACAAACAGACAGGCGTTCCACCAAAGGGAATTATCAGCCACGTCAGTGTATTTGAAGCCTCATCTAAAAAGAAACTCATCCTGCTGACAGACGCCGGAGTAAATATAAAACCCAATCTGCAACGCAAGGCAGACATTCTGCGCAATGCGATTGATGTTGCGCACAAGCTGGGCATAACAAGACCCAAGGCGGCCATACTTGCCGCAACTGAAAAAGTGAACTACCCAGCCATGCCCGCAACACTTGATGCGGATATACTTGCAAAGATGGGAGCGGAAAATGCCTTCGGTAATGCCGAAGTGGCAGGACCGCTGGCACTTGACCTTGCCATTTCTGAAACGGCAGCCAACTGCAAGGGAATTAATAACCCGGTAGCCGGAGATGCAGACATACTGCTGACACCTGAAATTGAAAGCGGAAACATTTTATATAAAGCTCTAACCACAATCGCAGGTAAAACTATGGCCAGTGTCGTTATAGGCAGTGAAGTCCCTATTGTAGTCTCATCCCGTGGAGACTCAGACAGCTCTAAATTCCACTCTATCGCTTTGGCCTGCTACCTTTCAAGATTATAA
- the ilvN gene encoding acetolactate synthase small subunit, with amino-acid sequence MKHTISALVKNKTGVLAESSAAFQDNKINITSISCGETENMEVSRMVICAEGSREEINKVTEQLKAMDFVIQLDDLARKEFVDRELVLIKVEVSKDTMSQVMQIFEVFRADVVGMGQKTITVELSGDQERVEGLIKILQPFGIKSLCRTGMIALKRGDE; translated from the coding sequence GTGAAACACACAATATCTGCGCTTGTTAAGAACAAGACCGGGGTTCTGGCTGAATCTTCAGCCGCTTTCCAGGACAATAAAATCAACATCACCTCCATTTCCTGCGGCGAAACAGAAAACATGGAAGTATCACGCATGGTAATCTGCGCCGAAGGCTCCAGAGAAGAAATCAACAAAGTAACAGAGCAGCTCAAAGCAATGGACTTTGTTATTCAACTGGACGACCTTGCACGTAAAGAATTTGTGGACCGTGAGCTTGTGCTGATCAAAGTTGAAGTAAGCAAGGACACGATGTCCCAGGTCATGCAGATTTTCGAAGTCTTCCGCGCTGATGTTGTCGGTATGGGCCAGAAAACAATCACGGTTGAACTGAGCGGGGATCAGGAAAGAGTTGAAGGACTGATTAAAATTCTACAGCCCTTCGGTATAAAAAGCCTCTGCCGCACAGGTATGATCGCTCTTAAACGCGGTGATGAATAA
- a CDS encoding EAL domain-containing protein has protein sequence MQIPQLATEPLIKYPLSTMHELLEKQLKQTIGSKITEVSEDFANELNKFIKLVESTYSGIDASTLVDNSPAVSVLEFIPDPAFVIDHKGVIIAWNPALEKLTGVNACDVIGKGNYEHIKIVHGKRTPGLIDLVNGCEDIGEIEYEAISRRGSALAAEICIHNLGNRKSTNLWVQAAPILDTNGTPIGAIESLRDISARKQTENINEILFKISSALNTAADTPIFLQQVHESLKPFIDAENFYVALFDEENMELSFPYYADEKDFISPDQIISVLPDESLSIKVIRAGHPILLDEEDFKNKLKHIGFPAKSWLGVPLRFDGKITGVMAIQSYKQSGIYNSQDIDLMVAISEQVAAALLRRQAENALLESEKKFRSIFENATMAIFQISTSGQLTVVNPALAAIMGYADVDEMLEDNARASKFIYDRESRLQFLKRLRTDGAVNGMLLRVNHRDGKEKWVTINARTSYDKHGNPVLYTGTAFDSTLEIVAERKIFRHKSRFMQLFESSPQAIALTDSKGNVVDTNRAFSKLFGYSANEMSPCCENLSPSGKGKIKANLKKILGGETFRTEDLRRHKNGRLIPVSILGYPFIYNDEISGTFIIYDDISQRKEYERRLSYQSLHDSLTGLPNRTYFLERLEETLDLSRKIPERTFAVLMLDIDMFKRINDSLGHQAGDELLIKVGKRIKECLRPVDTVARMGGDEFAVLIEDFSTPQQVIQIIRDIRNEIRKPVKISSREVVISSSIGIVFKTASYDHPEHIVRDADISMYKAKAQGVNKFKVFNKSMHEEALQSLLVETEIRQGIPGREFFPYFQPVYSMQNRNLAGFEALVRWNHPERGFLTPDQIIPVAEETGLIVELDRVILFEACRAMARWTRTYSNIEDLFLAVNLSPSQLSKPDLADAIQEVILETQIAPSCLKLEITESAIMERNAASSLNLKKIGEMGIRLAVDDFGTGYSSLAQLQRFPASTVKIDRSFVSHMAGDHESLEIVRAVNALGHSLSMDVIAEGVETRQQLILLKDIGCDYVQGFYFDKPQNMKDAEKIVKMRSNGFCPPGLTSI, from the coding sequence ATGCAGATACCACAACTTGCAACTGAACCATTAATAAAGTATCCCCTATCTACAATGCACGAATTGCTTGAAAAACAACTAAAACAAACCATCGGAAGTAAGATAACTGAAGTATCCGAAGATTTTGCCAACGAGCTGAATAAATTCATCAAATTGGTTGAAAGCACCTATTCCGGCATTGATGCATCCACCCTTGTCGACAATTCTCCAGCTGTCTCAGTTCTAGAGTTTATTCCCGACCCAGCTTTTGTCATTGATCACAAAGGGGTGATAATTGCCTGGAACCCTGCACTGGAAAAGCTTACCGGAGTTAATGCCTGTGATGTTATCGGCAAAGGCAATTACGAACATATCAAGATTGTTCACGGTAAAAGAACTCCAGGCTTGATTGATCTTGTAAACGGCTGTGAAGATATCGGTGAAATCGAATATGAAGCCATCAGCCGCCGTGGGAGTGCTCTGGCAGCGGAAATCTGCATTCACAATCTGGGCAACCGCAAAAGCACCAACCTATGGGTGCAAGCGGCGCCAATCCTAGATACTAACGGCACCCCTATCGGAGCAATTGAATCCCTGCGCGATATTTCAGCTAGAAAGCAGACCGAGAACATAAACGAAATTCTTTTCAAAATTTCATCTGCACTCAATACTGCAGCGGATACTCCAATTTTTCTTCAACAAGTCCACGAAAGCCTGAAACCTTTCATTGATGCGGAAAACTTCTATGTAGCACTTTTTGATGAAGAAAACATGGAACTTTCTTTTCCTTACTACGCTGATGAAAAAGATTTCATATCACCAGACCAAATTATTTCCGTACTCCCTGACGAAAGCCTCAGCATCAAAGTAATCAGAGCAGGACATCCCATACTTCTGGATGAAGAGGATTTCAAAAACAAACTCAAGCATATCGGGTTTCCAGCTAAATCATGGCTCGGCGTACCTCTGCGGTTTGACGGCAAGATTACCGGGGTTATGGCTATTCAGTCATACAAACAGTCCGGGATATACAACTCGCAGGATATTGACCTGATGGTAGCAATCTCAGAACAGGTTGCTGCGGCTCTACTTCGCCGTCAGGCTGAAAACGCACTGCTTGAAAGTGAAAAAAAATTCCGCTCCATTTTTGAAAATGCCACCATGGCAATTTTCCAAATTTCTACAAGTGGACAACTTACAGTAGTCAACCCTGCACTCGCGGCAATAATGGGCTATGCTGATGTTGATGAAATGCTGGAAGATAACGCCCGTGCCTCAAAATTTATTTATGACCGTGAAAGCAGGCTGCAATTTTTGAAAAGACTGCGCACCGACGGTGCCGTTAACGGTATGCTTTTAAGGGTAAACCATCGTGATGGCAAAGAAAAATGGGTTACCATCAATGCCAGAACGTCCTATGACAAACACGGAAACCCTGTACTATATACAGGTACGGCATTTGATTCCACTCTTGAAATAGTGGCCGAGCGCAAAATTTTTCGCCATAAATCACGGTTCATGCAGCTTTTTGAAAGCTCCCCGCAGGCTATCGCGTTGACTGATTCTAAGGGGAATGTTGTTGATACCAACCGGGCTTTCAGCAAACTTTTCGGATACTCCGCCAATGAAATGTCACCCTGTTGTGAAAACCTTTCGCCTTCGGGCAAGGGAAAAATAAAAGCCAACCTAAAAAAAATACTCGGCGGGGAAACATTCCGTACCGAAGATTTGCGCAGACACAAAAACGGAAGATTGATTCCGGTTTCAATATTGGGTTACCCTTTCATATATAATGATGAGATATCAGGAACTTTCATAATCTACGATGATATCTCGCAACGCAAGGAATATGAACGCAGACTTTCTTACCAATCCTTGCACGATTCCCTCACAGGACTTCCAAACCGAACTTATTTTCTGGAACGTCTGGAAGAAACCCTCGATCTTTCGCGTAAAATTCCAGAACGCACTTTTGCTGTGCTTATGCTGGACATAGACATGTTCAAGCGTATCAACGACAGCCTTGGACACCAGGCAGGGGACGAACTGCTCATAAAGGTCGGTAAAAGGATCAAAGAGTGTCTGCGCCCCGTGGATACCGTAGCCCGTATGGGCGGCGACGAATTTGCTGTGCTGATCGAAGACTTTTCCACACCGCAGCAGGTTATCCAGATTATCCGTGATATCCGCAATGAAATCCGCAAGCCGGTAAAGATATCATCCCGTGAAGTGGTCATTAGTTCCAGCATAGGCATTGTCTTCAAGACCGCAAGTTACGACCATCCCGAGCATATTGTGCGTGACGCTGACATCAGCATGTACAAAGCCAAGGCTCAGGGCGTTAACAAGTTCAAGGTCTTCAATAAATCGATGCACGAAGAGGCACTGCAAAGTCTGCTTGTTGAAACCGAAATCAGGCAGGGCATCCCGGGAAGAGAGTTTTTTCCGTACTTCCAGCCTGTTTACAGCATGCAGAACCGCAATCTTGCAGGATTTGAGGCTCTTGTCCGCTGGAACCATCCTGAGCGCGGATTCCTAACCCCGGACCAGATCATTCCTGTTGCAGAAGAAACCGGGCTGATAGTTGAACTGGACCGGGTTATACTTTTTGAAGCCTGCCGTGCCATGGCCAGATGGACCAGAACATATTCGAATATTGAGGATCTTTTCCTAGCAGTTAACCTTTCGCCAAGCCAACTTTCCAAACCGGATCTGGCTGATGCCATTCAGGAAGTTATCCTTGAAACCCAAATCGCTCCCTCCTGTCTGAAACTGGAGATAACCGAATCAGCAATCATGGAACGCAATGCTGCCTCTTCCCTGAACCTGAAAAAAATCGGAGAAATGGGCATCCGACTCGCCGTCGACGATTTTGGCACCGGATATTCCTCGCTGGCCCAGTTGCAACGCTTCCCGGCCTCAACCGTTAAAATCGACCGTTCATTTGTCAGCCATATGGCCGGAGACCATGAATCTCTGGAAATTGTCAGGGCTGTCAACGCGCTTGGGCACAGCCTCAGCATGGATGTCATAGCTGAAGGAGTTGAAACCCGCCAGCAGCTGATCCTGCTCAAAGATATCGGCTGTGACTACGTACAGGGATTTTACTTTGATAAGCCCCAGAATATGAAAGACGCCGAAAAAATCGTTAAAATGCGCTCTAACGGCTTCTGTCCACCAGGATTGACGAGTATATAA
- a CDS encoding Na+/H+ antiporter NhaC family protein — MRNWRGLFLLTVLFTLLSQPVFAADASLGPANAELFGLFTLIPPLVAIVLAFATKNVVLSLFLGVFSGSFMLEAKGFDIYNGFIGGFMRLSTEILNSLADSWNAGIVLQCLAIGGLIALVSKMGGAKAIADALAKKAKSPKSSQIVTWVLGLFIFFDDYANSLTVGPIMRPVTDRMKVSREKLAFIIDATAAPIAGIALISTWVAYEVGLIRDGLQGIGYNMNAYGVFVETIPFRFYNILILVFILATIWFMREFGPMYKAEHRARTTGKLLDDKAKPMVADEATELQPAENITPSVWSAIIPIGTLIVAAFLGFYFNGYNGIMAGDNAALKQIFENSPMSFVAIREAFGASDASVVLFQAALVAGVVALALAIGKRILSVDEAISTWVQGVKSLNITAVILLLAWSLSGIIKELGTAAYLVNVLSDTIPTFLLPSIIFVMGSIISFATGTSYGTMGILMPLCIPLAFALVPEQGYVTLNIGAVLTGAIFGDHCSPISDTTILSSMGSACDHIDHTRTQLFYAVPVALISIFFGYIPAGLGMPVMMVLPMGILAILALVRFIGKPVAN, encoded by the coding sequence ATGCGCAATTGGAGAGGACTGTTTCTTCTAACAGTGCTGTTTACACTGCTGTCCCAGCCCGTATTCGCGGCTGACGCCAGCCTAGGACCTGCAAATGCCGAGCTTTTCGGTTTATTCACGCTGATCCCACCTCTGGTGGCCATTGTTCTTGCTTTCGCTACAAAAAACGTTGTTCTTTCTCTTTTCCTCGGTGTATTTTCCGGATCTTTCATGCTTGAAGCCAAAGGATTTGACATCTACAACGGCTTTATTGGCGGATTCATGCGTTTGTCCACTGAAATTCTCAACTCGCTTGCCGATTCATGGAATGCCGGTATTGTCCTCCAGTGCCTCGCAATCGGCGGACTCATCGCTCTCGTTTCCAAAATGGGCGGCGCAAAAGCAATTGCGGATGCACTTGCCAAAAAAGCCAAAAGCCCTAAAAGCTCGCAGATTGTGACATGGGTTCTCGGCTTATTCATCTTCTTTGATGACTACGCAAACTCTCTTACCGTCGGGCCGATTATGCGTCCGGTAACTGATAGAATGAAAGTTTCCCGCGAAAAACTTGCTTTCATCATCGATGCTACTGCGGCACCTATCGCGGGGATCGCTCTGATCTCCACATGGGTTGCATATGAAGTGGGCCTGATCAGAGATGGACTCCAGGGTATCGGTTACAACATGAACGCATACGGTGTTTTTGTAGAAACCATTCCATTCCGTTTCTATAATATCCTTATTCTGGTATTCATTCTCGCAACCATCTGGTTCATGCGTGAATTCGGTCCCATGTACAAAGCTGAGCATCGCGCCCGTACCACAGGCAAACTCCTGGACGATAAAGCCAAACCCATGGTTGCTGACGAAGCCACAGAACTGCAACCGGCTGAGAACATCACTCCCAGCGTATGGAGTGCGATTATCCCTATAGGAACCCTGATTGTTGCGGCCTTCCTCGGTTTCTACTTTAACGGTTACAATGGAATAATGGCCGGAGATAACGCAGCGCTGAAACAGATTTTCGAGAATTCTCCCATGAGCTTTGTTGCTATCCGCGAAGCCTTCGGGGCTTCTGATGCGTCCGTTGTTCTCTTTCAGGCTGCGCTCGTTGCTGGTGTTGTGGCTCTTGCTCTAGCCATCGGTAAACGCATTCTTTCTGTAGATGAAGCAATATCCACATGGGTTCAGGGTGTTAAATCCCTGAATATCACCGCTGTTATCCTGCTGCTGGCATGGTCACTCTCAGGCATCATCAAGGAACTCGGAACCGCCGCGTACCTTGTAAATGTACTTTCAGATACCATTCCGACTTTCCTGCTGCCCTCCATCATCTTTGTGATGGGCTCAATTATCTCTTTCGCAACAGGAACTTCATATGGAACAATGGGAATCCTTATGCCTCTTTGCATCCCGCTGGCATTCGCTCTGGTCCCAGAACAGGGCTACGTGACACTGAACATCGGGGCAGTTCTTACCGGCGCTATCTTCGGAGATCACTGCTCCCCCATTTCGGATACGACCATCCTGTCCTCCATGGGGTCCGCATGTGACCACATAGACCACACCAGAACCCAGCTATTCTATGCCGTTCCGGTAGCTTTAATTTCCATCTTCTTCGGCTACATCCCGGCGGGTCTGGGTATGCCCGTTATGATGGTACTACCTATGGGAATCCTTGCCATTCTCGCACTGGTTAGGTTCATCGGCAAACCGGTTGCCAACTAG